In Lujinxingia sediminis, a single genomic region encodes these proteins:
- a CDS encoding sensor histidine kinase produces MRLSLATKVFIAFAGVTIVFSAVVMFGVERTQSLYGQLRAINQRIVPLGLQLSDVQNDLRSFHVVLNERDPAVLRRSLQLTRLLNALPENLDEELGEAALLADFSELEEVPAAQSEAFASILRDLRALQTRGAEFSKAASAFTAQVLRERPQGSELSASISETQTELSAEARALDNRLTQLRAELRVATDQALTRADDAERSSVYALGALSLAALAVALLVLILIVWTLRPLTTLAQAARRIGEGDYRPLPTPSTRMGQDEVALLTAEFNAMAHSLAERDARLRSQHAALLKSERLATIGRMTSLITHELRNPLSSINLNVEMLAEALEERGIDASDEDIRPLLETVIEEIDRLRDITEEYLTYARLPSPKTQPENLDDIVQGLIDFHQWEWSQHGVEVIVTIDNAPLEVDVDANQIRQALLNLIKNAVEASSPGDAIVVSVTRVEGVARVAIEDQGEGIRPEALERLFEPFFSTKSQGTGLGLPMTQQILEEHGGQLSVESDLGEGTRFCFELPLSSPH; encoded by the coding sequence ATGCGCCTGAGCCTGGCCACCAAAGTCTTCATCGCCTTTGCCGGCGTCACCATCGTCTTTAGCGCGGTAGTGATGTTCGGCGTCGAGCGCACCCAGAGCCTCTACGGGCAGCTTCGCGCTATCAACCAACGTATCGTCCCGCTGGGGCTGCAACTGAGCGATGTGCAAAACGATCTGCGCAGCTTTCACGTCGTACTCAACGAGCGCGATCCGGCGGTACTACGTCGCTCATTGCAGCTGACTCGCCTGCTCAATGCGCTGCCTGAAAACCTCGACGAGGAGCTCGGCGAGGCCGCGCTCCTGGCCGACTTCAGCGAGCTTGAGGAGGTACCCGCGGCGCAGAGTGAGGCCTTTGCGTCCATCCTTCGCGATCTCCGGGCTCTGCAAACGCGCGGCGCGGAGTTCTCAAAGGCGGCCAGTGCGTTTACCGCCCAGGTGTTGAGGGAGCGCCCGCAGGGGTCCGAACTTTCGGCCTCCATCTCGGAGACGCAGACCGAGCTCAGCGCCGAGGCGCGCGCGCTGGACAATCGACTTACACAGCTGCGCGCCGAACTGCGTGTGGCCACGGATCAGGCCCTGACGCGAGCCGATGACGCCGAACGCAGCTCGGTCTACGCACTGGGCGCGCTCAGCCTTGCCGCTCTGGCGGTGGCGCTGCTTGTGCTCATTCTCATTGTCTGGACGCTGCGACCGCTGACCACGCTCGCCCAGGCTGCCCGTCGCATCGGTGAGGGCGACTACCGCCCTCTTCCCACCCCCTCGACCCGCATGGGCCAGGACGAGGTCGCCCTGCTCACCGCTGAGTTCAACGCGATGGCCCACAGCCTCGCCGAACGCGATGCTCGCCTTCGCAGCCAACACGCCGCGCTGCTCAAGTCGGAACGCCTGGCCACCATCGGGCGCATGACCAGCCTGATCACCCATGAATTGCGAAACCCCCTCTCCAGCATCAACCTCAATGTGGAGATGCTCGCCGAGGCCTTAGAGGAGCGCGGCATCGACGCCTCCGATGAGGACATCCGCCCTCTTCTGGAAACTGTGATCGAAGAAATCGATCGTCTGCGCGACATTACCGAAGAGTATCTCACATACGCGCGCCTGCCCTCGCCGAAGACCCAGCCTGAGAACCTTGATGACATCGTTCAGGGGCTCATCGACTTCCATCAATGGGAGTGGAGCCAGCACGGTGTCGAGGTGATTGTGACCATCGACAACGCCCCCCTGGAGGTGGATGTCGACGCCAACCAGATACGCCAGGCCCTTCTCAACCTCATCAAAAACGCCGTCGAAGCCAGCTCGCCGGGCGATGCGATCGTGGTGAGTGTGACCCGCGTCGAGGGCGTCGCCCGCGTCGCAATCGAAGATCAGGGCGAAGGCATTCGCCCTGAGGCGCTGGAGCGCCTCTTTGAGCCTTTCTTCTCGACCAAGTCCCAGGGCACCGGGCTGGGGCTCCCGATGACCCAGCAGATCCTCGAAGAACACGGCGGCCAGCTAAGCGTCGAGAGCGACCTCGGCGAGGGCACGCGCTTTTGCTTCGAGCTCCCTCTCTCCAGCCCCCATTGA
- a CDS encoding pyridoxal phosphate-dependent aminotransferase → MVERRSEGKKSHGAFRSVPKTGVIYVMSEAGRHGYRPGDPGWTNLGQGQPETGMLEHAPARIDAISITEDDHEYSPVTGLWELREAVADHYNRRYRRGMASQYSAENVAICGGGRTALSRLAAALGPINLGHFLPDYTAYEELLDLFRLFNPIPILLDPRRGYAFSAGELEDEIKGRGLSALLLSNPCNPTGKLVGGDELGQWLRVARELDCAMIFDEFYSHYVWGKSVEEATAARYVEDVERDPAVIVNGLTKSWRYPGWRLSWTVGPKKVIERVASAGSFLDGGAARPLQRAAVRLLDDEVTDAEIVAIRERFAAKRHMMMSRLQKMGIKLDLPAQGTFYVWANLSELPPGLRDGMDFFSQALKRQVICVPGEFFDVNPGQRRANRYSRFKNYVRFSFGPPQAELEAGLDRLEQMIAEVSQAQMAGA, encoded by the coding sequence ATGGTGGAGAGACGGTCGGAAGGGAAGAAGTCGCACGGGGCGTTTCGCTCGGTGCCCAAGACCGGCGTGATCTATGTGATGAGCGAGGCCGGTCGCCACGGTTACCGACCCGGTGATCCGGGGTGGACCAATCTCGGCCAGGGCCAGCCCGAGACCGGGATGCTTGAGCATGCGCCTGCGCGCATCGATGCCATCTCGATTACCGAAGATGATCACGAGTACTCCCCGGTCACCGGATTGTGGGAGCTTCGCGAGGCTGTGGCTGACCACTACAACCGCCGCTACCGCCGCGGTATGGCCAGTCAGTACTCCGCCGAAAACGTCGCGATCTGCGGCGGTGGGCGCACCGCGCTCTCTCGCCTGGCCGCAGCGCTGGGGCCGATTAACCTGGGGCATTTTTTGCCCGATTACACCGCCTACGAAGAGCTGCTGGATCTTTTCCGCCTCTTCAACCCCATCCCGATTTTGCTCGACCCGCGCCGGGGCTACGCGTTTAGCGCGGGCGAACTCGAAGATGAGATTAAAGGGCGAGGCCTCTCGGCGCTGCTGCTCTCTAACCCCTGCAACCCCACCGGAAAGCTGGTCGGAGGCGACGAACTCGGCCAGTGGCTGCGCGTGGCGCGGGAGCTCGACTGCGCCATGATCTTCGATGAGTTCTACAGCCACTACGTCTGGGGCAAGTCCGTGGAGGAGGCCACCGCGGCGCGCTACGTCGAAGATGTGGAGCGAGATCCAGCGGTCATCGTCAATGGCCTGACTAAGAGCTGGCGCTACCCGGGCTGGCGCCTCTCGTGGACGGTGGGGCCGAAAAAGGTCATCGAGCGCGTGGCCAGCGCCGGAAGCTTCCTCGATGGCGGCGCGGCGCGTCCGCTGCAACGCGCGGCGGTCAGACTGCTTGATGATGAGGTCACCGACGCGGAGATCGTTGCCATACGCGAGCGCTTCGCCGCCAAGCGACATATGATGATGTCGCGCCTGCAGAAGATGGGCATCAAGCTCGACTTGCCTGCTCAGGGCACCTTCTACGTGTGGGCCAATTTAAGTGAGCTTCCGCCCGGACTTCGCGATGGGATGGACTTCTTCTCGCAGGCTCTCAAGAGGCAGGTGATCTGCGTGCCCGGCGAGTTTTTTGACGTCAACCCGGGCCAGCGTCGCGCCAACCGCTACAGCCGCTTTAAGAACTACGTGCGCTTTAGCTTCGGGCCGCCTCAGGCGGAGCTTGAGGCCGGGCTCGACCGTCTGGAGCAGATGATCGCCGAGGTGTCTCAGGCGCAGATGGCAGGCGCCTGA
- a CDS encoding endonuclease/exonuclease/phosphatase family protein has translation MPHQLRVMTYNIRLGIQEGLYAISQVIDEADADVVALQEVGHHWTMGPSGDSTARLSALTGLEHHIFIPAIIEDRPGQEPARYGQALLSRWPILEVQVDPLPQIRDEPRRLARVLIDSPAGAVEIFCTHLSYLEEDRPQQGQVLRERICAAPLCGADDAPVARFIMGDFNEPERAEWLEALVAVCDDPGAPEAIETFPAHQPDRRIDFVLGQGARALAHRVLENATASDHLGVLTLWEV, from the coding sequence ATGCCACACCAACTTCGAGTGATGACCTACAACATCCGCCTGGGCATTCAGGAAGGGCTGTATGCGATCTCTCAAGTGATCGACGAGGCCGATGCCGATGTGGTCGCACTTCAGGAGGTCGGGCATCACTGGACGATGGGACCTTCCGGGGACTCCACCGCCCGGCTCAGCGCCCTGACCGGACTTGAGCATCACATCTTTATCCCGGCGATCATCGAGGACCGCCCTGGTCAGGAGCCGGCGCGCTACGGCCAGGCCCTCTTAAGCCGCTGGCCGATTCTGGAGGTTCAGGTCGACCCCTTGCCTCAAATCCGCGACGAACCCCGACGGCTGGCACGAGTCCTTATCGACAGCCCGGCTGGAGCGGTGGAGATCTTCTGCACGCATCTCTCTTACCTGGAAGAAGATCGCCCGCAGCAAGGCCAGGTGCTGCGCGAACGCATCTGCGCAGCGCCCCTCTGTGGTGCGGATGATGCGCCGGTGGCCCGCTTCATTATGGGGGATTTCAACGAACCCGAGCGCGCTGAATGGCTTGAGGCGCTGGTTGCTGTCTGCGACGATCCGGGCGCGCCCGAAGCGATTGAGACCTTCCCGGCCCACCAGCCTGACCGCCGCATCGACTTCGTGCTGGGCCAGGGCGCTCGCGCCCTGGCCCACCGGGTTTTGGAGAACGCCACGGCTTCCGATCACCTGGGCGTGCTCACCCTCTGGGAGGTTTGA